The genomic region AAAAAAGATGTGTCTACTGAATTCCTTCACTTTACAAATAAAGCACAGATCCTCTTTCGTATAATTAGATCTAACAGGGAGCTTATCAAGTAGTAAAAGCCATCTAAAGGTTTTCTTCCTAGGAGCCAGTGGAGAATCCTAGAAAGTCTTAAGAATATTGCTCCATTGAGCATGCGAGAGGTCAAAATAACAAATAGAGTTGAGATGGTTAAGGATGTTGAAGTTAGAGGAGAGGGTTTTATAAATGGAGATAGGTTTTAGGTTCCCAATCGGGCTTCCATCAATCCAAACAAAGGAGATAAAATGGTCATCATTAATAGTACAAGTTTTCGGAAGTTGAAGGAGATTAAAAGCATTGCACAAAATGTTATGTCCTCTTATTAGATAAAGGCAGCTTAAATTTACTAGAGAGATCATCCCATGGGATTAGATTGTTGTTAGCTATGATATCTTTAAGACAACAAATACCTTTGCTGGCCCACTTTTTGGCTATGCACCCTTGAGTAAGGGAGAGAGGCTTACCGTTATGGGTTAAGTTCCACCAGATTGACCTTTCCCCAAAGACTTGATTATCACGACTGATCCAACCATTGCCAACACTAGACCTAATGACTTTCCATGCTTTCCAAATGGTTTTAAAAATAGCAGAGCCTATGGTAGAGACTGGAAAGGATCCAGGTAGCAGATCACTAATGGGGAGGAACTTCCAAGATTTAGCTTTCTTAGGAACCCCCAATCTAATATTATTGCATATGAGAACTTTCCACTGTTCATTACCTTCAAGtgcatgaaaaatccatttggcaACCAATGCAGTCCCTTGGATTTTCAGATCCTTAAGACCCGGACCTCCAATAGATTTATCCATACAACACCATTCCCACTTGACAAAATGAGTTTtcctatggcctctaccatctgaCCACAGAAAGTCCCGGATGGTTTTATGTATCTCATTGATCTGATAGTTGTTAAACATCCATACAAACGCATAATAGATACTGTAGGAGGAAAGGATCTTTCGGCACACTTGCATTCTTCCTGCCAATGAAAGATAGTGTTTATTCCATTTGGTAAGTTTGGATTCAATCTTCCCCTTAATCCATGCCCACATATCCTTAAGGCAAGGAGAGATAGCAAAGGGGAGACCCAGATATCTAACAATTGTGTCTGGACCTCCCCATTGATACCCATAGGTAGAGAGCCAGTCTGGAGGTTTCTCAGTCCATCCGAGCATGGTAGATTTGGATTGTGAGATCTTATCCCTTGAGGCATCACAAAAGAGAGAGATCTTGGATGATAGAGCATTCAAGTTCTCCTTTGATAATTCAAACAATAGAGTAGTATCATTTGCAAATTGAATGTTGATCAGCTTTGAGTCATCTAGGAGGGAGATTCCCCTAACCTTAGTGGAGAGAGAGTTATCTCTAAGAAGATAAAATAGAGCATCATAGGCTATCACAAAGAGAGCAGGGGCTAGAGGGCATCCCTGACAAATAGATCTATTGAGATCGAAGGGCTGAGAAATCAGACCATTTACTTCTACCTGGGCATGAGCATCTCTAAGAAGGACCTTAACAAACTGGCAATAAATATCAGGAAACCCAAAGGCTTGGATCATAGTGGATATAAAACCCCATTCAATCCTATCATAGGCCTTTTCAAAGTCCAACAAGAACATGGCCACCTTTTGATCCAAGACTCTAGCCCATTCCATGACCTTCCAGCTTGTAATAAGATTTTCCAAAATGTATCTCCCCTTAATCAATCTGGTTTGGGTGGAGTAGATAAATTTAGGTAAGATATTTTCGAGCCTTAAGGCAAGCATCTTAGCAAGAATCTTATAAGAAACATTGAGTAGAGTAATAGGGCGCCAGTTCTTGATTAGAGCCTTGTCTCCTTCTTTGGGAATAAGCTTGATCAACCCTCTATTGATGTTAATTCCCAGAGACCTTGTCCTGATGGCTTCATTATAGACCTCAAGAAGATCATCAGCAACCCATGTGATATTAGCCTTATAGAATTCAATGGTAAGCCCATCCAGCCCTAGGGCTTTGTCATTATGAAGGGAGTTAATGGCTTTAATAATTTCCTCAAATGAGAAGGGTTTACTAAGAGAATTAACCTCATCAGGTGATACAATCTTAGGAATAAGAGCCCCACATTTGACCCTAGCAGCCCTGGATGAAGGAGAGTCCTCAAAGGAGAATAGTAGCTTGTAGAATTTGAGGAACCCACTCATTATTTCCTCGTCAATAGATTTTTCCATGTCGTCCACCCAAAGCTTGTCAATCCTTTCCTTACATTGTTTTTGTTTCagaaggttgaagaagaatttAGAACTTTTATCTCCTTGAGAGAGCCAGAGAATCCTAGCTCTGGTCTGGGCACCTAGTGCTTTATGATCATCTCTAGCCACTACCACCAAGTGGGTAAGATGAGAGTTGCTTGGATCATTTTAAATGACTTGTTCCGTATTGTGCATATTAGAAGATAAGACAAACTCAACCTTCCTGGCATCCTTGGCCTTCTTTTTGCCAATGGTGCTAAGGATCTTCTACCAACTTTTAACCGAGGTATCCCATTTATTGATATAGGAGCCATTAGTGGGATTCCATTTATTAAAAATCCTCACAGTATGGATAGCAGCAAGAACGTCTTagtctttaaggagattgttgttAAGAATGAATTTACCACCAATCTTGCTATGGGGTTTGTTCATGCTCGTAGTGACAATCTCAGCAAAAATGGGGTGATGGTCAGAGAGGGAGGAGGGTTTAACCACCACCGGACAATCTTGGTGATCTGGGATAAAGGAGAAGGAATCTTTATTGGTGTAAAATCTATCCAATCTGGAGTAGATTGTGTTACCATCTTTCTAAAAGTTGCACCAAGTAAACCAAATGCCCTTATGAACATGTTTTAATCCCTCCAATGGGTCAAACAACCTCTTAATTTTTTTCATTCTATCCCAGTGAGGCTTTTCCCCTCCTTTCCACTCAATAGTGGCACCTCCTGATTTGTCTTCCTTATGCTCAACCATATTGAAATCTCCCCCCATAATCCATGGAATATCACGAAGAGAAGCAATCCACTTCCACAAATCAGATCTATCTCTATAGTCATTGGGGGTGTAGATGGTGCATAGCCCAAAGGAAGAGTCTCCATGTTGGAAGGTTACCCAAACAACTCTATTGCAAGCGGAGACTCATGAGCAAAGGATCGAGCTTCGCcagttagggttaataagaatggTAGCTCCTCCTTTGCCTTTCTCATGCTCAGTGAAGAATTTGAGTGAGTCCCTCCAAATAAAGTTCAGATTGACCTCCAATGCAAAGTTAATTGCTTTAACCTCCTGAAGCAGGACAAAATCCAATTCCTTATAATTATTAAGAAATCTTCTCACCATATATTTCCTGTCAAGGGATTCTGGCCCCCAGATATTCTAGAATAGGCATTTCATGGAGAACAAGCAGTTATTTATCATTCTTGTCAGCCTTAAAGTTGTTAAAGCATTTAGGGATACTCACCTTTCAATTAGATTTTGTATGCATGGGAGAGAGTTTATTTTTAGAGCCTAACGACCTCCCTCTTTTCCTTCTGGTGAGTGCTTCACCCTCAGATACTTCCTCATTTGGGTTGTCTGTATCCTTCAAATCCTCACCATTAATGGTTGACAAGTTGGATCTCAATTTAGTTTCCACCTCAGACTCATGAATGTCCACTGAGGAGGCATCTTTCGAGGAATCACCCTTAGACATTCCTGTCTCAGTAGAGAAAAAGGTTCTAGGGTTGTCAATCGTTGGAGCAGTCAGGATAATCTCATAAAGGACATTATCATCATCAATCAAGGAATTTACTTTCACAGGAACAAAGGTCAGGGAGGTAATGAGGATATATAGAATGAGGGGAGCAACCCTCATGTCTTGGGGGATCCAAAGAGTCATTCTGTACTAATGTCAGGTCAAATGAATTATCCCAAGCTTGGGATTGATTAGTTGCAAGAACCGATTGAGGATCGCAGAGGGCAGGGGGGTTGCAGCCCTACTCCTATTAGCATCACCCccacaatcaattccttcaaatttcctAACTATTGACTTGACATGAGAGTCCTTGCCAAGGCTAGTCATTGCCAAAGTCTCCGGAGGGGTTCTAGATCCGTCTACCTCTATGCCTGTGTCAACAGTATGAGATTTTTGGTGTCCTCTGGCCCTGATTTTTTTCATGGCCAATTGTTGGGCATTCTTCTTTTTAGACCTCTTATTTTTCCTTGAGACCACTTGAAAGCCAGAGTCTTTGATTCCATCCATCTGGGGGATGGTTGCAGAAACCgtcgagttgggggggggggggggggttccgcATTAAAGGACAGAAGTCGGTATTACTTTCAAAGTTAGGGGGATTGACAGGTTGAACCATAGGGAAACTAGCCATTGGATTATTGATGGCCTTGCTGAGAAAGTCCAATTTATATTTAATAGACGATTCTTCTGAAGGTTTAGAGGACGAATTGGGTGGAGCAGGGCCACCTTTATTAGAGATGGTTCTAGGTGGGTTAAAAGTGGGTTTAGAAAAGTCAAGCAGGTGAAGGATTCATCACGAAGTTTGATATCGAGAAATATAGGGATGTCAATTCCTGGGTTGATAGAAATCAAAACTCTGGCATCCAAGTTGGGGACAAGATTTGTAGAGTGATCAATTCTAACCACTTTTCCTATCGATTCAAGAACTTGCGGAATGCAATTCCAAAAAATGGGAGGTAAATTTTTAATTAGAAGCCACCGAGGGCAAGAAATAGCCAGAATTTCTTCATTAATCGCATCAAAGGACCATTTGAGGGCCTTGAAGGTGGTTTGGCCAACGACCCATAATTGTTTATGCAGAACCTCTATCTGAAATTTAttatctttaaagaaaataacaaataaaCCTTTCTGAATCATTCTATagaaggaaaaattgaaccctagcttTCTAACCcacacatttttcatccaatcatcaAGATATTTCCTAGCCGAACACTTATCCAAATTAGTTGCTGCAAAGAAAATGGCAATGTCTTGGAGTCTTTTATTTTCAATCTCAAGGGCTTCAATCATGGTGTCGTTAGGAGAGATAGAGAAAGTACAAGACGCCAAGGCAGGGTCCTTACCTCGTCCTCCATCTCCACCACTGAAGCCTGCAGATGAAGCACTTAACAGAGAAAATTTGGCCTCTCACGAGACCTGCACGACGTCACCAACGATGGCATCTCAGAATGATTTACCataaatctcttcctccatggTTTTTTAAAAGGGCACATGGGTCGTGTCCAGCCCATTAACTTCCGCCTCCATCGAGCATTAATTGCTCCTGCCTCCACTCGTACCTATAATTACTACAACAAAGAGCCTCGGAAATAGGTCAGTAACAAAACAAGAAAAGTAGGAGAAAGGCTTACCACAGTGGAGGAGGTCTTACCCCTCCTCCACACGCGGGAGCGGGAAGCCCGATGCGAGGTGCGCGATGGGTCCACGTCAACCCTAGTTGCAGAGCCCCTCTGATACTTATTAGATCTTCGAAACAACGAAATCCTCTCAATTTTGTTGATAGCCCTGCGCTCATTGGAGGTAGCGTGAAAGAAATTAGTGTTGGCATCACCCTCTTTAAGCCAACATTGCCTGGACTTGTCCCTCCAATATAGCTCCTCCCTCTTGAGCAATTCTACTAGATTCTCCTTCAACAACTTTTCCTTGTTGAAGTCCTCCTTAAACATGCCATATTGTATAATCTTGTCATTAAGCGCCTTGAGCTCTTgtacatttaaaatattttctgTAAAAAATATTTCTGAATACATTTCTATTCCAATCCTTAAGCTTCAATTTGATATACTGTAATTTTTTGTGAATTTGAAAGCTAATTGAGCCCCCAAATTTTGCCTCCCGCCACCATAATTCCAGTTGTGATATTAAGTTGTGGTCTTTCCACCACATACTCTCAAATTTAAAGCATGTCTTAATGTTGTGAAAATGCCCATCAATATGCAATTCGATTGGAAAATGATTAGAGATGGAACATGGCAAAAATTTTGCCCTGACAGAGAAGTCGTCTTGTATCCATACTGGGGAAATCGGAAACCTATCCAATCTTTCAGAGATGTTCAGAAAATCTCTTCTTCGGTTGGTCCATGTGTAAATGCCATTTTCAATGTAGATATCCATAAGTCCTGAATTCTGAATGAAGTTTCTAAAATCCACCATTCCTTGAGTAGTGCAATTGTTGCCTCCCAACTTCTTAGCCACATCCAAAATTGAATTGAAATCTCCTCCAAGGATCAACATCCCCTGCTTCTGAAGATTTAAGAAGTCAGTAATTTGGCCCCAAATTCTTTGTTTCTCTTTGGTTTTAGTAGGCCCATAGATGCAAATCCCAATGAAGTGCACATTCAAGGACATGCTAAATGCCTTCACAGCCAACCAATTCTGGTGATTCTCGACTAAGGAGACTGAGAATTCACATTCCCTCCATAAGATGCCAATACCTCCATCCGAGCCCATTGCTTGCAcaaacaaacccttccatcctttGCAGTAAGTCAAAAAGTGTTCACCCTCAGCTTTAGACAGCTTAGTTTCCTGTAGGCAAACCATATCCCCAGTAAAAATTTATAGTTGACATTTCACCATATGTCACTTGTCAGGGGCCCCTAAACCTGTGACATTTCATGACAACAACTGCATTGTTTCCCAAGGGAGGCCATACCCCTTGTCATCATaattgaaataatattttattattaatttttagaatagtttctatTTTAGCTATAAACAAGATTTTTgagtatgaatttagaaacttgcatagtaaatttaatatttttcatatattacaaggattttcatttcttttcatttaaatcatCATCTTTTTTAAATTAAACTTTAACCAGAATTAAAAACTTTAAAATTATCATTAAATTCTTTAtgagagaaaataaaaaataaatattttgtctaaattaaatatttttttgacaattaccatttttcttaaaacgtcaaatgaaaggcattgcaGTGATGAGACCGTCATAAAAAAATCGTATGACAAGGAGGGGTGGCTGTCAAATTCCAGACCTGATTTTGACCATCAAATTTCAGGCCTGGCACCCACCAAGCTTTCTATCATTTTAATGACTAAACAtaagataattttaaaataagtTAAAGACTTAAAAACAacttcttttattatttattaaatgaaaaaaaaacgtttttaaatctaaattttaaaGAAACCTTTTTTTAGCATGAAAATCATTTCATATTATAAAATAAGATTAAAttctaaatattatatttttaaatctaaatttaaaagaaacttcttgatgctctgcaaaaaggattagaaaatctgtttgatggcaacacacacaagagcacaagaaacaaacgttagtgttagcaacaaaagattatcctaaacaggcatatcaagagagatattaagcatgaaatagaaagcatataaacatagaatgaaatagctaatcaggatgctcatagttgctcctcccttgttcctctcctctccaagtcccaaatgagtgtagctctcagcttttagcactagccatggatgccatatggagattcaagatggttgaatatgataagcaaatactatgcaagagtagatagtgatgctatgaaaaagctctatgctaatgccagtataacaacaatactctaaatgcttctccttttgcttgaggagaagggttctatttatagaagaaatagggaaatgaagggttaagattgaatggtttaatcaagggccaagtttgaaagttggggatccatgtgcacaattggcaccaataaaatggtgacaagtgtcaacataggattgggttaagagaagaggttggaggcattaaaggcctgagaagacctcatggttatctagaaggtaagggtcaagtctaaattaagattacccattggattaagagttaatccaaggataaacctttgtgcaaatgattaagagataatcatggtcaaagcattaaaggcttgatgagacctttgggttgggtagaggttgagtcaaaacaaatgttttaaccatgtgggagggtttgaggtaaccattaatggctattggagactttggggattaagtggttgaaggttgaaagccttcaatggttatcaaagactttgagccatttagtggttgaaggttggaagctttcaaaggttatccaagacttttaggctttgagaagtgactccattttgcttaggaatgtgacaataattaggggatggattaagctaattaggaagggtttagaagaatctagaaggggtttaggcatacaagtggattttgtaggaaaatgcaagtgggagaaattttggtattttcaattaaaataaaatcatttatttcaattaaatggtgtaatttgcatttggataaatattcaaataaatattaatttatttaaatgaaaaaaatgaagataaagcattaaaatgcttgaagactttgagggaaaccattaaaggcttgaagactttaaggaaaaccattaaagtcttaagaagattatagaaggaagccatcaagtttgaagactttaaagccatcaagtttgaatactttaagggaaaccattaaaggtttcaagtgggtgaggataaataggattttaaataaataatttatttaaaatagttgtgcaacttgcttttgtaggaaaatacaagtgggtggaggataaaggtgatttaaataaattatttatttaaaataattgtgcaacttgtatttgtaggaaaatgcaagtgggtggaggataaaggtgattttaaataaatgataatttatttaaatgtgagaggtgggattttgggggatttaaataaatattaatttatttaaatgtgagagaatatttaattaaataaatatgatttatttatttaattaatggtctgaatttggttaagtgaattaaatcaaataaattgaataatttatttaattaataggaaaatagggttaagatgaattaattaaatattaatttaattaattattaattgatggttaaataatcaaataaatactaagtattcatttaattaagtggacagatttatgtgactacacttctaatttaaaaaattatgtttattacatctagatttaaaagaagctTCTATTTTTTTACAtgcaaattatttattttttctaaattaagactaaattctaataaatattaaccatataaaaataattaaaatatcttaaatgtaattttttttgaaataatgttaaATATCACTAAATATTCATAACTTATAAtattgtatatacatgtacatcttAATTTAAGTTTCAAGTATATGATTCTATGAATATTGTGTATTGTCCAATGAATCATTATCAATGACTTGATTGTATTTTGGAATAAAACTTTGACTCCCTcacctttttttttataaaagttttaAATTGTGATTAGGAAAGACAAGTTTCAATGACTCATTAGTCAATTGTGGATTCTAAGCATAGCTTGTCATAATGTCATCTCAAATTCTCAAGTACACATAATGTCAATGAGAGAATTTAGTGATAGTATTGATGTTTAGTTCTTACAAATTATGTGGATGGTTGGGGTATTGTGTATTTGTGGTATATATTGTAGTTCACAAGGTCTAGTAAACATTTATAATTGGTGTACTAGTCATTTGTTTTTGTATAAGATGAAATTATAGAATATTTTTTCCAACAAGTAAATGAGAGACGAAGTGTCTCATAAATTATAATTTAGATTGAATGGCACAATCTTTCTATAGTGGTTTTCATGTTAGTTGCGGTATTTTGAGCTATTATTAGATATCACATTCCAGATCAATTAAAGAAGCATTTGTTTTCTATATTATGCCATGGATATGTTGTAGGATGTCAACATTGTAAAGATGTTGGTTGAGGAATTTATGCATAAGAACTATATATTGAGAGTGGTTACTAAAAAAGATGAGTACAACATATAGATAATCAATGAAGATATTGGTGGCATCTTTCTTGTAGCTAAAATGACAACAAATGAAAGAATTATGGAGCATATAAAATCTAGATGGGAAGTGTTACTTGTTGGAAGAACAAACTTATTTTTGAAACTTAAAGAAAAAAAAGGGATGCCTATTCATGTATAAATTTGAGCAATTGAAACATATTATGTGAGGCCTTAGTTATCTTATCAAGTGTGCCCTTTCTCATAGTGGATACAACTCTCCCTCTAGTAGTGATGCGGATTAGACTTCAAAACAAATATCTAATTTTAGGTAAGTGATCTTTCATACAGTCAATTGTTCCATGCCATTTTATTTTTCTAGCATGCATACCAAAAGTTTTTATTTCTAAGGGCCTACATTCCATCTATAAAGTATTATCAAAGGTGATACAATAAAATGTTTTATTACTTAATAGAATGGGAGTGTACTATGTCATTAATAGGCAGAGGTTATCATAAAgctattttttagatttctttacTAATGCAAATGTGTTATAATGTGCATTCATTGTATTACTTCAGTTTCTTGAATCTTGATTGGTTAGTAAACAATGAAGTCACTTTGTAGattttaaattctataataaaaaaaaaatttaaaaatttaaaaaaaattgaataaaattataGTAATATGAAAAACTAaacttatattaaaaataaaattacattACGAAAGAGTGTTCAAGAGACCAAGAATTATGAATCAAAACTTCCATTCCATTAGGAATATACAACCAGCTTTCATTTCATTTATAATACATATTCTTGAAACTTATTTCTCAAAGATCACTTATGTTTCTATGATCTTATAGAATCCATTTTCACAAATAATTATCTATAATCTAAAATTGACCTATTTATTGACAACGTTTGGGAGATATACTCCACCATATACTATGGCATAATGGTACATTTTTAGTCAAATATATGTGCTTTGTCCATATAGTAAAACTCAACTTTTGAATAATACAGAGGCCAATAAAAGAGTATTATGTGGACTAGCTcaattttttaatcaaatataatataaaatatagttTAACCTTTGATTCTAATAATcaattctataaaaaaaaattgtttttttttttggctacTAAGAGTAATTGTCCATTCATGATACCATCCATCTTTGTTTAAAATCgacaacatcaactcctaaaagatgttATTTGACTCTAACAATGATTTTAGTTTTTGTTCTTGTGTCTTACAAATAGAAATCATGATACACACTATAAATGATGCTAACATTTAAGatagaaattaaaattattttgtaTTACCATTTGCTTTCAACTATttaacaaaaacaaaaatcaattattgcatttaaaacataagATGTTTGTGTATACATCTTTAACTCTAAACTTAAAAAATATACCTCGTGCACTTAGATGTAGTCATACAcactattttttctatttttaattttattctatTCTCTTCTACTAAAACTATTAAAATGAgtgaatttttaaaataattctccaaaaTGTTGTTTAGAATATAGGGACAGGCACATTATGTCACCATTGGATTTTTTGAACTTTCTAATTCATATTGTTTAAAGATTTAAGATTGATAACTAAAGTTCTATTTCAAGGCCCAAATCTATTAGGTTAACATTTTGTGGAAATTTTTTGAGAATCGACTATTACTAATTCAATCTGTTCAAATCAACAATGAGGTTTTTATGAGAAATAATATGTAATAGTTTCCATATTTTAACAAAGGTAATGACAATCATTTTGTTTGAATCaagaaacactgagagggggggatgaatcagtgttctgcaatctttaactttattaaactgttctttcaaccacttaatgcatatgaacaaaagaaagatgcaagaacataaagcaaataaccacaacaccaagatttttgtatgtggaaacccggttaagagaaaaatCACAGTGGGGATGAGCCCATAATACAAGTATACTCtgcagaagtatagaaatattacaatagggaatgcacatgcattcaagcacaatgcctagagctcactgctcaaaagacaGAGGCTCATTGTCTACAACTCAAATACAAAGATTACAAATCATTTGAATTGATGAACAACAactacaaatgccaaagtacagttccggttaagctcattaTACAGATTTCATACTCTGCTCACACTCCATCTTATACTGCTTTGTTTCATTGCACTATCATTGATCTAGAGCACTAGTCTCCAACCTGTACACGTGGAACTGCGCACAATCGATTAGTTCCAACCTTCGCATCATGAAAATGACCAAAACCATCGCTCTTATGTATTTGCAACAAGAAATCATATCGTCTATATGTCAGCTCAagaacatttaattattttatgaaccGTGTACAAACTGGTGGCAAAATCCGAAAAATGttaatgtggaccaaaacaatcgAACACACGCTACCGCGTATGTGGACTGAACATCTTTGATCACAAAAACAATCGCCAAAGTTGCTCCACTTAATCCACATAAGGATTTATCATCCTAGTCAGGCATATTGGACTGTCAAACCAAAACCCGATACACTGGATCTTCTAACTCGCACATCAATCATCACCGGAGGTTAAAATCCTGAGATAAGGTACTCCAGACATCTATCAATCTTCCCTtagatccacaacacaaaatattaacCCGAAACAAAATACCAAACATTGTTAAATGCTCTGTTCAAAACTTGCCAGACTTAAACCAATCTTCAATCTGACTTTCGGTATGAGCAAATCATCCACTACAAATGGGGACaatgacttgggttgccatcaatgacaacaccagataatctatgcaatgtctcttgccaacacattTTCTAATGCTTACATTAATATGATAGTATGAGTTTATATTTGGTGTCGTTGGATGAACAATGATCACCGACTACCATTCAATTTAGGAATGCAAATATAACAATGAAAATATTTAGAAAACAACTTTTGGAATCATTTATTGATTTAGAACAACATTTAGATTTGTTGAAACTGAGCATGAAAGCCCCATCCTTCCAATCACATTAGTATTTATGAACATTGAAGTTTGAATAATTAAACATTACATGTCCATATACATAAAAATAATTACATTTTATTAGCGGCATCATTGAATAAAATAGAATTTCAAGCCATCATTATTTCCTTCCCAAAGTTGATTCCTCTCTTAATTTTAAGTTTTGTCATGTGTAGGCTGAATAATTGTAGCACTTGcctccaatagagattggttttcttagtatgaataattttatggaggtaaggtatacttgggtgatgattccc from Cryptomeria japonica chromosome 3, Sugi_1.0, whole genome shotgun sequence harbors:
- the LOC131070400 gene encoding uncharacterized protein LOC131070400, whose translation is MVCLQETKLSKAEGEHFLTYCKGWKGLFVQAMGSDGGIGILWRECEFSVSLVENHQNWLAVKAFSMSLNVHFIGICIYGPTKTKEKQRIWGQITDFLNLQKQGMLILGGDFNSILDVAKKLGGNNCTTQGMVDFRNFIQNSGLMDIYIENGIYTWTNRRRDFLNISERLDRFPISPVWIQDDFSVRAKFLPCSISNHFPIELHIDGHFHNIKTCFKFESMWWKDHNLISQLELWWREAKFGGSISFQIHKKLQYIKLKLKDWNRNVFRNIFYRKYFKCTRAQGA